In Naumovozyma castellii chromosome 1, complete genome, one DNA window encodes the following:
- the EMC2 gene encoding Emc2p (ancestral locus Anc_7.458) produces MNKDCERERLLTIMVTKEYTQEEPEQLVELYMDLKVYLGANDSSLSEANQFSLMEMLFYLSVFMSKDVKAQVLFNTLRDRFGNNSPKLQVMHATLLQINENDTAAITYLENLLKKELEYSSDTTSYVMIMKKLISIKMVHDNSKNKTVTLKQLVELTEKFPLEPELWWMLGEIYMNLKDFDRAIYCFEEILCIMPFNYVAFAQLAESLYYKAKSMSHSSKAKVELRKEIVQKSMNNALRSIELSGLYLKGWSMVAITSQELGPKHVKIALLAKRKLQEISTVSNAKDQITAKYLLEKVYA; encoded by the coding sequence atgaaTAAGGATTGTGAAAGAGAGAGGTTATTGACCATAATGGTGACCAAAGAATACACCCAGGAAGAGCCCGAACAATTAGTTGAATTATACATGGATTTAAAAGTGTACTTGGGTGCCAATGATTCTTCTCTTTCCGAGGCAAATCAATTCTCACTAATGGAGATGCTATTTTATCTTTCAGTATTTATGAGTAAAGATGTGAAGGCGCaagttttatttaataCATTAAGGGATAGGTTTGGAAATAATTCACCCAAATTGCAAGTGATGCATGCCACTCTTTTACAAATTAATGAGAATGATACTGCTGCCATTACATATTTAGAGAATCTActgaagaaagaattggaGTATTCGTCTGATACTACCAGTTATGTGATGATTATGAAAAAGTTAATATCGATAAAGATGGTTCATGACAATAGTAAGAACAAAACGGTTactttgaaacaattggtTGAATTGACTGAGAAGTTCCCATTAGAACCTGAATTATGGTGGATGCTAGGTGAAATTTATatgaatttaaaagatTTTGATCGTGCGATATATTGCTTTGAAGAGATTCTCTGTATTATGCCATTTAATTACGTTGCATTTGCACAATTGGCAGAATCGCTTTATTATAAGGCAAAGAGCATGTCACACAGTTCCAAGGCCAAGGTGGAACTCCGTAAGGAAATTGTTCAGAAATCGATGAACAATGCATTAAGAAGTATAGAACTGAGTGGCCTTTATTTGAAAGGTTGGTCGATGGTTGCGATAACAAGCCAAGAGCTTGGACCCAAGCATGTGAAGATAGCGTTACTGGCTAAGAGGAAGTTACAAGAGATCAGCACTGTATCTAATGCTAAGGATCAAATAACCGCCAAGTATCTGCTCGAGAAAGTATATGCCTAG
- the GLN1 gene encoding glutamate--ammonia ligase (ancestral locus Anc_7.449) has translation MTDVSIEKTQILQKYLDLDQRGVIIAEYVWVDGTGHLRSKGRTLKKKITSVDQLPEWNFDGSSTNQAPGYDSDIYLKPVAFYPDPFRRGDNVVVLAACYNNDGTPNKFNHRHEAAKLFNAHKDEEIWFGLEQEYTLFDMYDDVYGWPKGGFPAPQGPYYCGVGAGKVYARDVIEAHYRACLYAGIELSGINAEVMPSQWEFQVGPCTGIEMGDQLWMARYFLHRVAEEFGVKISFHPKPLKGDWNGAGCHTNVSTKKMRAPGGMKYIEQAIEALSKRHAEHIKLYGADNEQRLTGRHETASMTAFSSGVANRGASIRIPRSVAKEGYGYFEDRRPASNIDPYLVTGIMCETVCGAIENADMSKEFERESS, from the coding sequence ATGACTGACGTTAGCATTGAAAAGACTcaaattttacaaaaatATCTAGACCTAGATCAAAGAGGTGTTATAATCGCTGAATACGTCTGGGTGGACGGTACCGGCCACTTGCGTTCCAAGGGTAGAactttaaagaagaagatcacTTCTGTGGATCAACTACCAGAATGGAACTTTGATGGTTCTTCCACCAACCAAGCTCCAGGTTACGATTCTGATATCTATTTGAAGCCTGTTGCTTTCTACCCAGATCCTTTCAGAAGAGGTGACAACGTTGTTGTCTTGGCCGCTTGTTACAACAATGACGGTACTCCAAACAAGTTCAACCATAGACATGAAGCCGCTAAACTATTTAACGCTCACaaggatgaagaaatttggTTCGGTCTAGAACAAGAATATACTTTGTTCGATATGTACGATGACGTTTACGGATGGCCAAAGGGTGGGTTCCCAGCTCCACAAGGTCCTTACTACTGTGGTGTCGGTGCCGGTAAAGTGTACGCAAGAGATGTCATTGAAGCTCATTACAGAGCTTGTCTTTATGCTGGTATTGAATTATCCGGTATTAACGCTGAAGTTATGCCTTCTCAATGGGAATTCCAAGTCGGTCCATGTACCGGTATTGAAATGGGTGATCAATTATGGATGGCTAGATATTTCCTACATAGAGTGGCTGAAGAATTCGGTGTTAAGATTTCTTTCCATCCAAAACCATTGAAGGGTGACTGGAATGGTGCTGGTTGTCATACTAATGTTTCCACTAAGAAGATGAGAGCTCCAGGTGGTATGAAATACATTGAACAAGCCATTGAAGCTTTGTCTAAGAGACACGCTGAACATATTAAATTGTACGGTGCTGATAACGAACAAAGATTGACTGGTAGACATGAAACAGCTTCCATGACTGCCTTCTCATCAGGTGTTGCTAACAGAGGTGCTTCTATTAGAATTCCAAGATCTGTCGCCAAGGAAGGTTACGGGTACTTTGAAGATCGTAGACCTGCTTCTAACATTGATCCATATTTAGTTACTGGTATCATGTGTGAAACCGTTTGTGGTGCCATTGAAAACGCTGATATGAGCAAAGAATTCGAAAGAGAATCCTCATAA
- the TIP41 gene encoding Tip41p (ancestral locus Anc_7.457) translates to MSQPSSNNSSLNDSANQKLSKKPISINNTNVTRLHGINTIEINAARQMHSRTISARIPTTTTTRPNNQTSPPTFQPPRSITTTTTTTTKTSIRSTHKCNNPNNPHCPNCESIIIPAPVARMPILDTPSITIHDTWRITSQKGTILNSQQIDDWVQNKLKFNTLPEMIFGENYVKLENLKNGWELQFNALDSLKGVALNDSGIRVAYSEKWKKSKRIDHQRDQVDQESKDFDWTYTTAYRGTETKTTGEGRGLERDDELQLPMDKLSRMDKILYFDDMVLFEDELADNGISILNVKIRVMKERLLLLSRFYLRVDDVLCRIYDTRVYVEFKENKVMREFKQFEDDYNNILNKYKPINSRDPKSLLRDSNWVAENIPLVHRECESVQF, encoded by the coding sequence ATGTCCCAACCATCATCAAACAACTCATCACTAAATGATTCAGCAAACCaaaaactttcaaaaaaaCCAATCtccattaataatacaaaCGTAACAAGACTTCATGGCATCAATACCATCGAAATTAACGCTGCAAGACAAATGCattcaagaacaataaGTGCAAGAATTCctaccaccaccacaacaAGACCAAACAACCAAACATCACCACCAACTTTCCAACCTCCAAGatcaataacaacaactacaacaaccacaacaaaAACATCCATAAGATCCACTCACAAATGCAATAACCCAAATAATCCACATTGTCCTAATTGTGAATCCATAATAATCCCTGCACCAGTCGCTAGGATGCCCATTCTCGATACTCCCTCGATAACGATCCACGACACATGGCGCATCACATCACAAAAGGGAACCATATTAAATTCACAACAGATTGACGATTGGgttcaaaataaattgaaatttaatACTTTGCCCGAAATGATCTTTGGTGAGAATTATGTCAAGctggaaaatttaaaaaatggTTGGGAATTACAATTTAATGCCCTGGATTCATTAAAGGGTGTCGCCTTGAATGATTCAGGAATTAGAGTCGCTTACTCTGAGAAATGGAAAAAGTCAAAGAGAATCGATCATCAGAGGGATCAAGTGGATCAAGAATCTAAGGATTTTGATTGGACTTATACCACAGCGTATAGGGGAACAGAGACCAAAACAACGGGGGAAGGTCGTGGATTGGAAAGAGATGATGAGTTACAATTACCCATGGACAAATTATCAAGAATGGATAAGATCTTGTATTTTGATGATATGGTGTTGTTTGAAGATGAGTTGGCAGATAATGGGATCTCCATATTAAATGTCAAGATCAGAGTCATGAAGGAAAGATTACTCTTGTTGAGTAGATTTTATTTGAGAGTGGATGACGTCTTGTGTAGAATTTATGACACAAGGGTGTATGTGGAatttaaggaaaataaaGTAATGAGAGAATTTAAACAGTTCGAAGAtgattataataatatattgaaCAAATATAAACCGATAAACTCAAGAGACCCAAAGTCTTTATTGAGAGATAGTAATTGGGTCGCTGAAAATATCCCATTGGTTCATAGAGAATGCGAATCCGTACAATTTTAA
- the HTS1 gene encoding histidine--tRNA ligase (ancestral locus Anc_7.445) has product MLKRASQLFLPRLINTRPISTTIIMSEAKQEHPKQHSSHKKKSKLQVSLKTPKGTKDWADSDMVIREAIFNTLSSLFKRHGGVTIDTPVFELREILAGKYGEDSKLIYNLEDQGGELTSLRYDLTVPFARFVAMNNIQNIKRYHIAKVYRRDQPAMTKGRMREFYQCDFDVAGTYESMVPDAECLSVAVEGLTALGIKDFKIKLNHRKILDGIFQISGVKDEDVRKISSAVDKLDKSPWDVVKKEITEEKGQSEETANKIGEYVKLNGSLKEVHAILSQDEKITGNDLAKQGLDDIATLLQYTSAFGIDEYISFDLSLARGLDYYTGLIYEVVTAASAPPENATELKKKAKDKDEDASEYVGVGSIAAGGRYDNLVNMFAEASGKKSVKIPCVGISFGVERLFSIIKQRTELTAAVKPTATQVFVMAFGGGKDWAGYLPERMQVTKGLWNAGIEAEYVYKAKANPRKQFDAAEKAGCPLAVILGKEEYLEGKLRVKRLGPEFADDDGELIDKKDLIDVVKTKLSEIHEDGINEVARLLRGL; this is encoded by the coding sequence ATGCTCAAGAGAGCTTCGCAATTATTCTTACCTAGACTCATTAATACTCGCCCCATATCGACAACGATAATCATGTCCGAAGCTAAGCAAGAACATCCAAAGCAACATTCTTCTCACAAAAAAAAGTCTAAACTACAAGTCTCATTGAAGACTCCAAAGGGGACCAAGGATTGGGCCGACTCTGATATGGTCATCAGAGAAGCCATCTTCAACACTCTTTCTTCCCTTTTCAAACGTCATGGGGGGGTCACCATCGACACGCCCGTTTTCGAACTACGTGAAATCCTAGCTGGGAAATACGGTGAAGATTCCAAATTAATCTATAATTTGGAGGATCAAGGTGGTGAATTGACCTCGTTACGTTACGATTTGACCGTGCCATTTGCTAGATTCGTCGCCatgaataatattcaaaatattaaaagaTACCATATCGCTAAAGTTTATAGAAGAGATCAACCAGCTATGACCAAGGGGAGAATGAGAGAATTCTACCAATGTGATTTTGACGTGGCGGGTACTTATGAATCCATGGTCCCTGATGCGGAATGTTTATCCGTCGCTGTGGAAGGTTTGACTGCTCTTGGTATTAAGGACTTCAAGATTAAATTGAATCATAGAAAAATTTTGGACGGgatcttccaaatttctGGTGTtaaggatgaagatgtgAGAAAGATTTCATCTGCAGTTGATAAATTGGATAAATCTCCATGGGATGTCGttaagaaggaaattacTGAAGAAAAGGGTCAATCTGAAGAAACTGCCAATAAGATTGGTGAATACGTCAAGTTGAACGGTTCCTTAAAGGAAGTTCATGCCATTTTATCtcaagatgaaaaaataacTGGCAATGACTTGGCCAAACAAGGTTTGGATGATATTGCTACTTTGTTACAATACACAAGCGCATTCGGTATCGATGAGTACATCTCCTTTGATCTATCATTAGCAAGAGGTCTTGACTATTACACCGGTTTAATTTACGAAGTTGTTACAGCCGCCTCTGCTCCTCCAGAAAATGCCactgaattgaaaaagaaggCCAAggataaagatgaagacgCCTCTGAGTATGTTGGTGTCGGATCCATCGCTGCAGGTGGTCGTTACGATAATTTGGTCAACATGTTTGCTGAAGCATCAGGGAAGAAATCTGTGAAGATTCCATGTGTTGGTATTTCCTTCGGTGTGGAAAGACtattttccattattaaGCAAAGAACTGAATTGACTGCTGCAGTTAAACCAACAGCTACTCAAGTTTTCGTTATGGCATTTGGTGGTGGTAAAGATTGGGCCGGTTACTTACCAGAAAGAATGCAAGTTACTAAGGGATTATGGAACGCTGGTATTGAAGCAGAATATGTATATAAGGCTAAGGCTAACCCTAGAAAACAATTTGACGCTGCTGAAAAGGCCGGTTGTCCATTGGCTGTTATTCTAGGTAAGGAAGAATACCTAGAAGGTAAATTACGTGTAAAGAGATTAGGTCCAGAATTtgctgatgatgatggtgaacTTATCGACAAGAAAGATCTTATTGATGTGGTCAAGACTAAGTTATCAGAAATTCATGAGGATGGTATTAACGAGGTTGCTCGTTTATTGAGAGGCTTGTAA
- the VMA13 gene encoding H(+)-transporting V1 sector ATPase subunit H (ancestral locus Anc_7.450), with product MTMDAKTNNTTILLDSTHFNEIRGAIRSRTVAWDALARSGEISELDASVAKKLETILIKENAPDGVAENLIIDESVVLPLIHLMAHAMENDSESKFEILKSVQNLFVELFCSASFCDGTIEFFVQNPDQLDALFKVSLVGDVQTVLISAFNLVTLLIQPELIEKKKVSNIKMVDELLGNKDFMGILKGYERTDTCYVCIRLIQELMGVKQYRSTIWSHEADIVPVLFIILKRAINDSNSMNNNNSSSNNNGHSPRLVATSSNNLGIQIQYYSLLLIWLMTFNSTWANEFVNKYLSDFLNLLKLVKITIKEKISRLSISIILQCCSTNVKGHKSIIKNLILLGNGIPTLQSLSERKYSDEELREDIITLKELLEEEYQELTSFDEYVAELDSKLLCWSPPHIDNGFWSDNIDSFKENGWKLFKKLVNLLIEISADHEDLNTRQNKLILQVVLNDITHVIELLPESVDVLNKMNGKVVIMELLNHSDSRVKFEALKATQAMIGYTLR from the coding sequence ATGACTATGGATGCTAAGACCAACAACACAACAATCTTACTAGATAGTACGcatttcaatgaaattcGTGGAGCCATTCGTTCGCGCACGGTTGCCTGGGATGCCCTTGCCCGTTCAGGTGAAATAAGTGAATTGGATGCCTCCGTTGCTAAGAAACTGGAGACAATCCTCATCAAGGAGAATGCTCCGGATGGTGTTGCTGAGAATTTaatcattgatgaaagtGTTGTTCTGCCcttgattcatttgatgGCACATGCGATGGAGAATGATAGTGAGTCTAAATTTgagattttgaaatctgTTCAGAATTTATTTGTGGAATTGTTCTGTTCTGCATCGTTTTGTGATGGGACGATTGAATTCTTTGTGCAGAACCCTGATCAATTGGATGCTTTGTTTAAGGTTTCTTTGGTGGGGGATGTGCAGACTGTTTTGATTAGTGCTTTCAATTTAGTGACTTTATTGATTCAACCTGAATTGAttgagaagaagaaggtgtCCAATATTAAGATGGTGGATGAATTGTTGGGGAATAAAGATTTCATGGGGATCTTGAAGGGGTATGAAAGGACTGATACATGTTATGTTTGTATTCGATTGATTCAAGAATTAATGGGTGTGAAACAATATAGATCCACTATTTGGTCACACGAGGCAGATATCGTGCCcgttttgtttattatccTAAAGAGAGCCATCAATGATTCCAATTCgatgaataataataatagtagtagtaataataacgGTCATAGTCCTAGACTTGTTGCTACGAGTTCCAATAATTTAGggattcaaattcaatattattcattattattgatatgGTTAATGACATTTAATTCCACATGGGCCAATGAATTTgtcaataaatatttgagtgattttttaaatttactAAAATTGGTTAAGATTACCATTAAGGAGAAAATTTCCAGATTATCCATTTCCATCATATTACAATGTTGTTCCACAAACGTCAAGGGTCATAAATCGattattaagaatttaATCTTGTTAGGTAATGGTATTCCTACTTTACAATCGTTAAGTGAACGTAAGTACTCGGATGAAGAATTACGTGAAGATATTATTACATTGAAGGAGTTATTAGAGGAGGAATATCAAGAGTTGACAtcatttgatgaatatgTGGCTGAATTAGATTCTAAATTACTATGTTGGTCTCCACCACATATTGATAATGGATTTTGGTCAGATAATATTGATTCATTCAAAGAGAATGGTTGGAAATTGTTTAAGAAGCTGGTTAATCTCTTGATTGAAATCAGTGCAGATCATGAAGATTTAAACACGAGACAaaacaaattaatattacaaGTGGTGTTGAATGATATTACGCACGTGATTGAGTTACTACCTGAGAGTGTGGATGTATTGAACAAGATGAACGGGAAAGTGGTCATTATGGAATTGTTGAACCATTCCGATTCGCGAGTGAAGTTTGAGGCGCTCAAGGCGACACAAGCGATGATCGGGTACACGTTGCGATAG
- the ERV2 gene encoding flavin-linked sulfhydryl oxidase (ancestral locus Anc_7.456): MNGNRFSRILLRLCCISVVIGLWVYLSNFEYSVSSDSLSHIKEVVEEAEVEEEAAVIEEEDYAYKRGLGRASWKHFHTMLARFPDEPRDEDRDKLIQLIELFGELYPYVDYKLKYQEKIRSIPMQTSSRTAVSLWGCHIHNSINEDIGKSLYDCSIILQEYDCGFEIDKHVALTGDDDDREDYKNSLEMDQEGENKNGDDLRINKVTIEKEDKQLG, translated from the coding sequence ATGAATGGTAATAGGTTTAGTCGAATATTGTTACGATTATGTTGTATCTCTGTTGTGATAGGATTATGGGTATATTTGAGTAATTTTGAGTATTCAGTGTCATCGGACTCATTAAGTCATATAAAAGAAGTTGTTGAAGAGGCTGAGGTTGAAGAAGAGGCAGCAGTcattgaagaggaagattATGCATACAAGAGGGGTTTAGGACGTGCATCATGGAAACATTTTCATACTATGTTAGCTAGATTTCCCGATGAGCCTCGTGATGAAGATCGagataaattaattcaactgattgaattatttggagAATTGTATCCTTACGTGGATTATAAgttaaaatatcaagaaaagATACGATCTATACCGATGCAAACCTCCAGTCGAACAGCCGTTTCTCTCTGGGGGTGCCATATTCATAATTCCAtaaatgaagatattggGAAGAGTTTATATGATTGTTCTATCATTTTGCAAGAATATGATTGTGGATTTGAAATAGATAAACATGTTGCATTGACCggagatgatgatgatagaGAAGATTATAAGAATAGTTTAGAGATGGATCAAGAAGGTGAGAATAAGAATGGAGACGATCTTCGCATTAATAAAGTGACTATAGAAAAGGAGGATAAACAACTTGGATAA
- the TIF5 gene encoding translation initiation factor eIF5 (ancestral locus Anc_7.459), translating into MQSSTQYDDLELLLINLKEDINFILHILYQERATKMSINICRDNHDPFYRYKMPPIQAKVEGRGNGIKTALLNVADVARALNRPTPYLVKYFGFELGAQTSISVEKDRYLVNGVHEPAKLQDVLDGFINKFVLCGSCKNPETEIIVTKNDDLVRDCKACGKRTPMDLRHKLSSFILKNPPESMNTGKKKKAATASANVRGGGVSISDIAQGKSATANDSGENVALADEDDDELSRQINAAASSLGEIEVKDDEWAVDMSEEAIRRRAKELAVETVPELTKLDEFGEWIIKEAGDDLENLPSDVELYKKAADLDVLSDPKIACVLAQTLFDENIVEEIVGHSAFFTKVFVTPEYEKHFLGGIERFLGLQHKELIPQLPKILVQLYNNDIISEEEIMRFGTKSSKKFVPKEVSKKVRRAAKPFITWLQNAESDEEESDEE; encoded by the coding sequence ATGCAATCGTCAACCCAATATGATGATCTTGAACTACTATTGATAAATCTGAAGGAAGATATCAACTTCATATTGCATATATTATACCAAGAACGAGCAACCAAGATGTCCATCAATATTTGCAGAGACAACCATGATCCATTCTACCGTTATAAGATGCCTCCCATTCAGGCCAAAGTGGAAGGTAGAGGTAACGGTATCAAGACTGCTCTACTAAACGTTGCTGATGTAGCACGCGCATTGAATAGACCAACTCCATACCTGGTTAAATATTTCGGGTTTGAGTTAGGTGCTCAAACTTCCATTTCCGTGGAAAAGGATCGTTATTTAGTTAATGGTGTTCATGAACCTGCCAAATTACAAGATGTATTGGATGGATTCATTAATAAGTTTGTTCTTTGTGGGTCTTGTAAGAATCCTGAAACTGAAATTATTGTTACAAAGAATGACGATTTAGTAAGAGATTGTAAGGCATGTGGTAAGAGAACTCCAATGGATTTGAGACATAAATTATCTTCAttcattttgaagaatCCACCTGAATCAATGAACACGgggaaaaagaagaaagcCGCTACAGCATCTGCCAATGTCCGTGGTGGTGGTGTTTCTATTAGTGATATTGCTCAAGGTAAATCTGCCACAGCCAACGATAGTGGTGAAAATGTTGCGTTAGCCgacgaagatgatgatgaattatctCGTCAAATTAATGCTGCTGCATCTTCATTGGGAGAAATTGAAGTcaaagatgatgaatggGCTGTTGATATGTCTGAAGAAGCTATTAGAAGACGTGCTAAGGAGCTTGCTGTTGAAACTGTCCCTGAACTAACCAAATTAGACGAATTTGGTGAATGGATTATAAAAGAAGCTGGagatgatttggaaaacttGCCAAGCGACGTGGAATTATATAAGAAGGCTGCTGATTTGGATGTGTTAAGTGATCCAAAGATAGCATGTGTTCTGGCACAAACTTTATTTGACGAAAATATAGTAGAAGAAATCGTGGGTCATTCTGCCTTTTTCACTAAAGTGTTTGTCACCCCTGAATATGAAAAGCATTTCTTAGGAGGTATTGAAAGATTCCTTGGTTTACAACATAAAGAGTTAATCCCACAACTTCCAAAAATATTGGTCCAACTgtataataatgatatcatatctgaagaagaaatcatGAGATTTGGTACCAAGAGTTCAAAGAAATTCGTTCCAAAGGAAGTTTCCAAGAAGGTTCGTAGAGCCGCCAAACCATTTATTACTTGGTTGCAAAATGCTGAatctgatgaagaggaatcCGATGAAGAGTAA
- the ARP7 gene encoding Arp7p (ancestral locus Anc_7.448), producing MTEDNNSKKCVVIQNGTNTTLAGFNNVDLPQCVIPTVYIQDNSTQKKIFGNFELLDIASSRSNDDAGRYEVFTIFDRNGLPYNWDALKEQWEYIYREVLKCNSDEYPLVITIPSANKDVDEIILKKYFELAFETFNVPVLQIIIEPLAVALSLGKSSSLVVNLGASGCNVTPIVDGTVIKHAVMKSKYGGDFLDFQIVNILQEKGKLESGNTKDSVDIWFDANTWIKEFKSTMLQVTDKPLQDVKRYYQDQTDMYIKQHEEIQQYNSTVKDTSNASAIAAASAANKTAIDTIKNNNPMRQKKHFLVKPLNKTITLEAEDCYELSEYLFQPKLASENFLIEDGLGEIIAKSVKKAAATVSSIGTSIDGGNMGPSMTSMHKSGNSGSIQGNATGGATTIKPEQVYSKLLSNVVITGSCSLIDGMEQRILKELSIRFPQYKLTTYANQNVMDRKFQGWLGAMTMSNLPSWELGKWYSKQEYELERADE from the coding sequence ATGACCGAAGATAATAACTCGAAGAAGTGCGTAGTGATACAGAATGGTACGAATACCACCCTTGCTGGATTTAACAACGTGGATCTCCCTCAATGCGTGATTCCCACTGTTTACATTCAAGATAATTCCAcacagaagaagatatttggtaattttgaattgttgGACATTGCAAGTTCTAGATCTAACGATGATGCCGGTCGTTATGAAGTGTTCACGATTTTTGATCGTAATGGGTTACCATACAATTGGGATGCGTTGAAGGAGCAATGGGAATATATTTATCGCGAAGTTTTGAAATGTAACAGTGATGAATATCCTCTTGTTATTACGATCCCCTCCGCAAATAAGGATgtggatgaaattattctgaagaaatattttgagCTGGCGTTTGAAACGTTCAATGTCCCCGTTTTACAAATTATCATTGAACCTTTAGCCGTAGCGTTATCCTTGGGTAAGAGTTCATCATTAGTGGTTAATCTGGGAGCATCTGGTTGTAATGTGACGCCTATTGTGGATGGTACAGTTATTAAGCATGCTGTTATGAAATCTAAATATGGTGGTGATTTTCTCGATTTCCAAATTGTGAATATTTTGCAAGAGAAGGGGAAACTGGAGTCCGGAAACACGAAAGATTCCGTGGATATTTGGTTTGATGCTAACACATGGATTAAAGAGTTTAAATCGACGATGTTACAAGTGACAGACAAGCCGTTACAGGATGTGAAGAGATATTACCAGGATCAAACGGATATGTATATTAAACAACATGAAGAGATACAACAATATAATAGTACGGTGAAGGATACGTCGAATGCTAGTGCCATTGCCGCAGCAAGTGCGGCCAATAAGACAGCGATTGATACCATCAAGAATAACAATCCGATGAGACAaaagaaacatttcttGGTGAAACCATTAAATAAGACGATTACATTAGAAGCTGAAGATTGTTATGAACTTTCagaatatttgtttcaaCCGAAATTAGCATCagaaaatttcttaattgaAGATGGGTTAGGTGAAATTATAGCTAAGTCTGTCAAGAAGGCTGCGGCCACTGTAAGTTCCATTGGTACCAGCATTGATGGTGGTAATATGGGACCTTCTATGACATCTATGCATAAATCTGGGAATAGTGGTAGCATACAGGGGAACGCGACTGGAGGAGCCACTACGATCAAACCTGAACAGGTATATTCTAAACTATTAAGTAACGTTGTTATTACTGGTTCGTGTTCGTTAATTGATGGTATGGAACAACGTATACTGAAGGAGTTATCTATCAGATTCCCACAGTACAAATTGACGACGTATGCCAACCAGAACGTAATGGACCGAAAGTTTCAAGGATGGTTGGGCGCGATGACGATGTCCAACTTACCGTCGTGGGAGTTGGGAAAATGGTACTCGAAGCAAGAGTACGAATTGGAGAGAGCGGACGAGTGA